The nucleotide window ttgtttgtctatttGTACCCTGTGAATGGCGGGCCAGTGCAGGGTCTATCTCGTCTCACaaccaaagtcagctgagataggatcTAGCAAGTTTACTGTAATTGgagcttctgccatctagtggaacaGCATTTACTTGTTCTGCCTGTAACTATGCGTCACTGACATAGCTAGATGAACAAGATTATTTGTAGAGCGAGATACATCATATTTTGCGACCAATTAAAAGTAATTGGATCACTTTCTGCAGCACACCAGATGATCTCTCATGACACATGAATGTTCCACAGCGCAGAATCACTGGTGTTGACTTGTTCGGCTtacaagtacatttaaaagGAACTGCGAGAAGATCACCTTTTAACCCCGATCGTGTGTCTGTGCATAACAACGCCCCCACCGCCACTCCTCAAAGTTGTGCCGGGGTCAAGGGGGtggtttaaaaatgtatttaagatgatgatgatgatgataacaacaacaagaacaacaataattctaataatcataataataataatattagcaaaaatattatcatcatcatccatccatccatccatccattttcttgaccgctaattcctcacaagggtcgcggggggtgctggcgcctatctcagctggctctgggcagtaggcaggggacaccctggactggttgccaaccaatcgcagggcacacagagacgaacaaccatccacactcacacgcacacctagggacaattcggagcgcccaattaacctgccatgcatgtctttggaatgtgggaggagaccggagtacccggagaagacccacgcaggcacggggagaacatgcaaactccacccaggaaggtccgagcctggactcgaaccggagtcctcagaactgggaggcagacgtgctaaccaccgcccacatcatcatcatccgttCAGTTATTAATTTAGTATATAGTTACTGCTTTGTGAAAAACACAAATCCAtttttttgggtcatttttttacattttgatgtttttgggAAGAAACCGAATGCATTATATGAATTATTTatgaaatatgatgacatcCACCTCGCTTTTGATTGCTTGACCGTCATAGAGGCCGCTATCAACGCCGGGAATGGCGGAAAACCCGTATCAAAGACACGGCCacggtggattttttttgatgcaaccagttcagggtgtcccccgcctgcagcccatagccagctgagataggctctagcaccccgcgacccttgtgaggagcaagcggttcagaaaatggatggatgacatcCACCACGTACGTTCGCAGAGCTCAGAATCTGTTTGCCAGTGCCttaatcaaatccaccaaaattgcaTTACACCACTACCGCCACAACTATTTTTACGCCGCGTGCACGTGTCCCTGTCGAAAAAATAGGGCCCAAGATTTTGAAGTTGTACGGTATGAGGATAATAACTGTAATTGTTTAGTGAACAAGTCTTGCTGCTCGTAAATGTGACCTCTTGATGCTGCTCCAGGTGCATTGACCGCATCAGGAAGAATGGTGCCAGACCCCAAGACGTTCTACGTTTCCTCAAGCAACCTATGGGACTTACACGCGAGGTGGCCCGATCTGCTGATTATATGGACACCGCATTAAATATAATCAAAAATGAGGCTCACATACGTCAAAGACGTTCCATCAATGCCACAGGTGAGTGAAATGCTCAATGTTTGGGACTCTCCAAGACTGGGTTTGCCTTTCTGTTGCTTCTGTGTACTTGAAACTttcatattgtaaaaaacataCCATGAGTGACATAGTGGTGGTGACACACAGTGGTGAATGCTCTAAGATTGCAAGGGAAGCTCAGCTTCCCCTAAATGCCCCCTGAAAAAATAAAGTGAGGAAATATGCACTGCTGTGTGAACATATTATATACCAGGTATTATAGGTAGCCTAAATTATTCCTATAATACCGTCGACTTTTGTTCAGAATCAGCTACTTATCACAAATAACTGATACAATTTCCTTCTAATTCAACCCTGCCGTTCCATGgcacttttattaatttatttacacagtccGATGGTGCCTCGAACAGTGGGTTGTTTCACTGCACAAAAATGGACGGTCATTGGATAAATGCTGCGCTATTCCCCACTCATGGGATGCTCAGCgactctgttttttgttttgttttttggaacagATATTTGGCTACTGTGTGATGATTGGATGATCTGtctgaggcattaaaaaaaagagcctccCCACATTTGAATGATGAGCAGCCGTCACTGGTGACACATTAATTGTAGATTTAAAAATTAGGTGTAGAAAAGAGACCATCAATCACTGGTATGCTTTTGTTGCTAGATCTGCTGTCTGAGGAAGATCTGGATTTCATCGCAGAACTGATAGGCTGCTCACCTCGACAGCGTGTCCCCTCATGCAAGACAACCCCCAACCTTAACGTCTTCCGCACTGCAAGCGGTGTCTGTAACAATGAGTAAGACTACAGTAGTTCTTACTTCCTTGCTGTTGGCACCTTTccaatttgatgcatttttagctTTTACTTACTAAACCACCAATAAAGGCCCTGATTAATTCCACCTGCCTGCAGACACAACCCTCGTTGGGGAGCCTCGAACACACCGTTCAGACGCTGGCTTCCTGCGAACTACCAAGACGGAATATCTGTGCCTCGAGGGTGGGACTACGTTAAAATAAATGGCTTCCTTCTTCCATTGGTATGATCGTTCCTTTTCACTTCTTTGTAACACCCAACTTGGGATAACCAAATGACCACATAGAATTGCAATTGACATGTTTTCTTAAATGATGACTTTATCGTTTAAGGTGAGAGAGGTGTCCAACCGCATCCTGGCCACAGCCAACAACGATGTCGTGAGCGACGCAGTCTTTACTCATCTGTTGCCCTCCTTCGGACAATGGACAGACCATGACCAGACCTTAGCACCACATTCCCCAGTTATTCGTTCATTCAGCAACGGTCTCGATTGCGATGAGAGCTGTGAGCAAAGCGAGCCTTGCTTCCCAATTCCGGTCAGTAAGTTAGTAACCCCAGCATTCTTTGTGGCTCGCGCTTCACGCCTGCAACAAACGACAAACTCACCACGACCCGCCCTCTGAACAGATTCCCAAGGGTGACCCACGTTTTGGCATCCAGGAGTGCATCCCCTTCTTCCGATCAACGGCGACATGCGGATCCGGCAACTCAGGCCATATTTTTGGTGCTGCCACTGTACGCCAACAGCTGAACGCTCTCACGTCTTTTATTGACGCAAGTCAGGTCTACGGCTCAGATGACGAAAAGGCTCTAGATCTGCGTGACCTCACCAATGATCTGGGCTTGTTGAGGGTCAACGAAAAGTATACCGACAAAGGGCGAGAACTGCTGCCATTCACCAAAATGATGGCAAATGTGTGTGCAACCAGAGCTCGCATCACCAACGACAAAAATGCAGAAGAAGTGCCTTGCTTTTTGGCAGGTGAGTGGCAGGATAAACAAGCTGATTTGGTATCTTCGATTTAGGAGTTTTTGGATTCCAGCAGCAAGCGTTAAACTTGATGTTAACTTTGAAGGTGATGAACGCTCCAACGAGAACATCATTCTGACATCGTTGCACACGGTATTTTTACGAGAGCACAACCGTCTGGCTCGAGCCCTCGCCAAACTCAATCCTCAATGGAACGGAGAGAGATTGTACCAAGAAACACGCAAGATTGTGGGCGCATATATGCAGGTTAGAGCTGAGCTCTCGCATGAATAACAATCCTGCTGACGGTGACTACtgccattgacttttttttgttttctttcaggtTATTACTTTCAGAGACTACATTGGCAACATAGTTGGTCCTGATGTTGTAGCCAAGAAGCTCTCCACTTACACTGGCTATGATAAATACATTGACCCCTCTATCGCCAATATATTTGCAACAGCGGCATATCGATTTGGCCACTCGATGATTCAGCCATTTGTTTTCCGTCTCGATGCGGCTTATGAGGACCACCCGTTGTACCCCTCTCCCTTGCTTCACACAGCCTTGAACGCACCATGGAGGATTGTCTATGAAGGTATGATTAGCATCCACAGCTGGCCTCTCCTCCATTCCCTTGCATATTAAATGCAGTACCGTATATGTCAAAATGATTTCAGGTGGCATAGACCCGATCATGAGGGGCATTTTAGGTCGGCAGGCTAAATTGAACGTTCAGGATGCCATCATGACCGATCAGCTGAGAGACTTGCTGTTTAAATTCTCTTTTGCGATGTCGTTGGATTTGGGCTCTCTCAACATGCAACGTGGACGTGACCACGGACTCCCTGGTATAAGTTTCTGTCTTCTTGCAAACACAACTTGCTTAGAATCTCAAGATTGGATTTTTAATATGCATTACCTTTGTTCTTAGGATATAACCAATGGCGCAAGTTCTGTGGTCTGTCACAACCACAAAATCTGCAGGAGCTGGCTCAAGTGCTGAAAAATGAGGAATTAGCTCAGAAGCTTCTGGATCTGTATGGCACACCCGAAAACATTGGTCCATGGCTCGGAGGAATTGCAGAGCCTCTGGTTAAAGGAGGAAGAGTTGGGGAGTTGTTTGCCTGCCTGATTGGAACACAGTTCAGCAATCTGAGACTGGGAGACAGGTAAAgagataaaaacaaatacatgtcAAGCTGCCCTCACTTACAAACTCAGTGACAAAATATTCTTTCCAGATTTTGGTGGGAGAATGAGGGAGTCTTCACAAAGTCCCAAAAGGCGTCTTTGATGACTACATCAATCTCTCGCATTATCTGTGACAACACTGGCATCAAAGATGTTCCAGACAGACCATTCTTGTTCCGGCCGCGTGGTGATGGTTATACCGACTGCAGTTCTATTCCTGAATTTGACCTCACTCCATGGATCGAAACCCGTGAGTCGCATGAAggaaatattttgaaaacaagAGTGCCATTTGTCTTTCAGTTTTGCAATGACTGACTTCACTGTCTATGTGTTCTAGCATATGGATTTTATGAACCCCAACCAATCCCGGGCAAGCCTTTTCCAAGTATGTGAAACACATGTATTTGCTCATGAAAATATTCAACTCccaactgtattttattttatttttttggtatactgtacatatatatcgagttccgttcctacgctagaaatgtaacccgaatttcgattTAAGTCGGATTTCACCATTAACCCCAATATTTATATCAAAATTATTTGTACAGTAATTTTAAGAACATATTTGCACCACCCGGAAGATGCTGGAACCAATATTTCGTATTTCTGCACGGACATTCATTGCTGACGGACGGCAAAGCGAAGCTAATGGAAACTTAAACACAGCAATGTGATGCCCGTTAACTCTTTGATTGCCAAAcacgtttaataatgattagtagaattccgatgaatggaatgcgatctttcatttagtaggcacattgtatatgtagtaaaggcaaacaatattccttttgccttgaaagatgagttaaaatgctcaaaagcggctggcactgtggattttttttgttttgtttttataacgtgtggcagtcaaagagttttaacaGCACAACTTCAAATAACTTCAAAATGGCTTTACTGTGGGAAATTAATGAAAAAGAAAGTGCTACGGATGAGACACAGGCGCTGTAAagtatatattaatttttttgatgACCAGCCAATGTGGCCCGGTGACTCTCTAAAGTTACTAGCCAAACAGAATTTCcaccagccattttttttttttctccagtgaaaatttcacagatttttttctttttgaagccCCACTGGAAATAGCTCTAA belongs to Festucalex cinctus isolate MCC-2025b chromosome 5, RoL_Fcin_1.0, whole genome shotgun sequence and includes:
- the LOC144019113 gene encoding eosinophil peroxidase-like isoform X2, with product MFRCACLLLAALCLQWQVNAQHLSRESIEKAVNEAIAKVDSAYEYSRKECIDRIRKNGARPQDVLRFLKQPMGLTREVARSADYMDTALNIIKNEAHIRQRRSINATDLLSEEDLDFIAELIGCSPRQRVPSCKTTPNLNVFRTASGVCNNEHNPRWGASNTPFRRWLPANYQDGISVPRGWDYVKINGFLLPLVREVSNRILATANNDVVSDAVFTHLLPSFGQWTDHDQTLAPHSPVIRSFSNGLDCDESCEQSEPCFPIPIPKGDPRFGIQECIPFFRSTATCGSGNSGHIFGAATVRQQLNALTSFIDASQVYGSDDEKALDLRDLTNDLGLLRVNEKYTDKGRELLPFTKMMANVCATRARITNDKNAEEVPCFLAGDERSNENIILTSLHTVFLREHNRLARALAKLNPQWNGERLYQETRKIVGAYMQVITFRDYIGNIVGPDVVAKKLSTYTGYDKYIDPSIANIFATAAYRFGHSMIQPFVFRLDAAYEDHPLYPSPLLHTALNAPWRIVYEGGIDPIMRGILGRQAKLNVQDAIMTDQLRDLLFKFSFAMSLDLGSLNMQRGRDHGLPGYNQWRKFCGLSQPQNLQELAQVLKNEELAQKLLDLYGTPENIGPWLGGIAEPLVKGGRVGELFACLIGTQFSNLRLGDRFWWENEGVFTKSQKASLMTTSISRIICDNTGIKDVPDRPFLFRPRGDGYTDCSSIPEFDLTPWIETPYGFYEPQPIPGKPFPTPWSSWSGMQHGGHGPPVPTPWSSWSDVKPGAPGPPGPPGPPGTRGPYLSIYVFPFSRTSRCPRDP
- the LOC144019113 gene encoding eosinophil peroxidase-like isoform X1; amino-acid sequence: MFRCACLLLAALCLQWQVNAQHLSRESIEKAVNEAIAKVDSAYEYSRKECIDRIRKNGARPQDVLRFLKQPMGLTREVARSADYMDTALNIIKNEAHIRQRRSINATDLLSEEDLDFIAELIGCSPRQRVPSCKTTPNLNVFRTASGVCNNEHNPRWGASNTPFRRWLPANYQDGISVPRGWDYVKINGFLLPLVREVSNRILATANNDVVSDAVFTHLLPSFGQWTDHDQTLAPHSPVIRSFSNGLDCDESCEQSEPCFPIPIPKGDPRFGIQECIPFFRSTATCGSGNSGHIFGAATVRQQLNALTSFIDASQVYGSDDEKALDLRDLTNDLGLLRVNEKYTDKGRELLPFTKMMANVCATRARITNDKNAEEVPCFLAGDERSNENIILTSLHTVFLREHNRLARALAKLNPQWNGERLYQETRKIVGAYMQVITFRDYIGNIVGPDVVAKKLSTYTGYDKYIDPSIANIFATAAYRFGHSMIQPFVFRLDAAYEDHPLYPSPLLHTALNAPWRIVYEGGIDPIMRGILGRQAKLNVQDAIMTDQLRDLLFKFSFAMSLDLGSLNMQRGRDHGLPGYNQWRKFCGLSQPQNLQELAQVLKNEELAQKLLDLYGTPENIGPWLGGIAEPLVKGGRVGELFACLIGTQFSNLRLGDRFWWENEGVFTKSQKASLMTTSISRIICDNTGIKDVPDRPFLFRPRGDGYTDCSSIPEFDLTPWIETPYGFYEPQPIPGKPFPTPWSSWSGMQHGGHGPPVPTPWSSWSDVKPGAPGPPGPPGPPGLPGAPGTHSATKVAFAVRLTNNFPPPGAPIPFHDVIYNGQNSYDISTGIFTCVYPGVYEFSFSCTIYELAASVDLLRNGELILHSFTTKQDGYITASGGTYIKLKAGDRVWLVANYGGNGVTRDSYFNGHLLFSED